Proteins from a genomic interval of Colletes latitarsis isolate SP2378_abdomen chromosome 12, iyColLati1, whole genome shotgun sequence:
- the Stub1 gene encoding STIP1 homology and U-box containing protein 1 translates to MSKMYTTANHSDKELKEQGNRFFELHKYEDAAYCYTKAIIKNPSQALYFSNRALCHLKLQRWELSCQDCRRALDIDPCLVKGHFFLGLALLELELFDEAVKHLQRAVDLAKEQKLNYGDDITSILRQARKRRFQVREEQRILQDIELQSYLNQLIVEDAERNLAALKEQEATKDTNDKTEGETASSEFTRQKEDIEEKRDTCMARLDDLFAKVDERRMKREVPDYLCGKISFEILQEPVITPSGITYERKDIEEHLQRVGHFDPVTRVRLTQDQLIPNLAMKEVVDTFLQENEWALYY, encoded by the exons ATGAGTAAGATGTATACAACCGCCAATCACTCCGACAAAGAGTTGAAGGAACAAGGAAATCGTTTTTTCGAACTTCACAAATACGAGGATGCTGCGTACTGCTACACCAAAGCAATT attaaaaatccatcccaagcgCTATACTTTTCGAACCGAGCGTTGTGTCATTTGAAATTACAACGATGGGAATTGTCTTGTCAAGATTGCAGACGTGCTCTTGATATTGATCCATGTTTAGTAAAAGGTCATTTTTTCTTGGGTCTTGCACTTTTGGAATTGGAACTCTTTGATGAAGCTGTTAAACACTTACAGAGAG CTGTGGATTTGGCAAAGGAACAAAAACTAAACTATGGAGATGATATAACCAGTATTTTAAGGCAAGCTCGGAAACGTCGATTTCAAGTAAGGGAAGAACAAAGGATTCTTCAAGATATCGAATTACAATCGTATTTGAATCAATTAATAGTAGAAGATGCTGAACGAAACTTGGCTGCTTTGAAGGAACAGGAAGCAACAAAAGATACAAATGATAAAACCGAAGGAGAAACTGCATCTAGTGAATTTACAAGACAAAAAGAAGATATAGAAGAAAAGAGGGATACATGTATGGCTCGTCTTGATGATTTGTTTGCAAAAGTTGATGAAAGAAGAATG AAGAGAGAAGTACCTGATTATTTGTGTGGAAAGATCAGTTTTGAAATTTTGCAAGAACCTGTAATTACACCAAGTGGAATTACATATGAACGAAAAGACATTGAAGAACATTTACAAAGGGTAGGACACTTTGACCCAGTTACTAGAGTTCGTTTAACTCAAGATCAGTTGATACCTAATTTAGCAATGAAAGAAGTAGTTGACACGTTCCTACAAGAAAACGAGTGggcattatattattaa
- the LOC143348703 gene encoding uncharacterized protein LOC143348703 isoform X2, giving the protein MHCIVTSKLCHVTTILNRKQYLFKFWSTFFSVSSYTTYCTKTSVVMALKKFKGQIDHYNGITVDSNEESCTPEVFVKRLAVSLQDWIKDKKRTIWFRVHLPNSEWIPILVKEGFKFHHAQNEYVMLYRWLVSDEECNVPHYAHTNLGVGAFVYNEKTNELLVIKEKYVNKAAFWKLPGGFVEPGENLEEAVKREVLEETGIQTTFNCLISFRHAHDFAFNCSDIYVVCYLSPVNFNIKICNKEISECKWMKLNDYVEHSEVHSNNKLLAKKMLEFLNHRMGITVEYLVHPVLNKPVSVYSISKINNVQSCSFTK; this is encoded by the exons ATGCACTGTATCGTAACGTCAAAACTTTGTCACGTTACTACGATACTAAACCGCAAACAATATCTTTTCAAATTCTGGTCAACTTTTTTCTCGGTATCGTCTTACACAACTTACTGCACAAAAACTTCCGTTGTTATGGCTCTAAAGAAATTTAAAGGACAGATCGACCATTATAACGGCATAACTGTCGATTCAAACGAAGAATCTTGCACACCTGAAGTCTTTGTTAAACGTCTCGCAG TTTCTTTGCAAGACTGGATAAAAGATAAAAAACGCACAATATGGTTCCGTGTACATTTACCAAATTCTGAATGGATACCAATACTTGTAAAAGAAGGATTTAAATTTCATCACGCACAAAATGAATACGTTATGCTATATCGATGGCTAGTTTCAGACGAAGAATGCAATGTTCCACATTATGCTCATACAAATTTAGGCGTTGGAGCATTTGTGTATAATGAGAAGACTAATGAACTTTTAGTTATTaaagaaaaatatgtaaataaagCAGCATTCTGGAAACTGCCAGGAGGTTTTGTAGAACCAG gAGAAAATTTAGAAGAAGCTGTGAAAAGAGAAGTTTTAGAAGAAACTGGTATTCAAACTacatttaattgtttaataagTTTCAGACATGCTCATGACTTTGCTTTTAATTGTTCTGATATATACGTAGTTTGTTATTTGTCTCCTGTTAATTTTAACATAAAAATATGCAACAAAGAAATCTCTGAATGTAAATGGATGAAG CTCAATGATTACGTGGAACATTCAGAAGTACACTCAAATAATAAATTGTTAGCAAAGAAAATGTTGGAATTTTTAAACCATAGAATGGGAATTACAGTAGAGTATTTGGTACATCCTGTTCTGAATAAGCCTGTGTCTGTCTATAGTATatcaaaaattaataacgtacaATCATgttcatttacaaaataa
- the LOC143348703 gene encoding uncharacterized protein LOC143348703 isoform X1, with protein MLHCVCVYIADITIKKFQFVLRKDFQQCLYATKRQNHSTVHGKIFQREIPETVCYVHRFADIPMHCIVTSKLCHVTTILNRKQYLFKFWSTFFSVSSYTTYCTKTSVVMALKKFKGQIDHYNGITVDSNEESCTPEVFVKRLAVSLQDWIKDKKRTIWFRVHLPNSEWIPILVKEGFKFHHAQNEYVMLYRWLVSDEECNVPHYAHTNLGVGAFVYNEKTNELLVIKEKYVNKAAFWKLPGGFVEPGENLEEAVKREVLEETGIQTTFNCLISFRHAHDFAFNCSDIYVVCYLSPVNFNIKICNKEISECKWMKLNDYVEHSEVHSNNKLLAKKMLEFLNHRMGITVEYLVHPVLNKPVSVYSISKINNVQSCSFTK; from the exons ATGTTGCATTGTGTTTGCGTTTACATTGCAGATATtactataaaaaaatttcagttcGTGTTACGTAAAGATTTCCAGCAGTGTTTGTACGCCACTAAAAGGCAAAATCACAGTACTGTTCACGGTAAAATATTTCAGCGAGAAATTCCCGAAACTGTTTGTTATGTGCATAGATTTGCAGACATTCCGATGCACTGTATCGTAACGTCAAAACTTTGTCACGTTACTACGATACTAAACCGCAAACAATATCTTTTCAAATTCTGGTCAACTTTTTTCTCGGTATCGTCTTACACAACTTACTGCACAAAAACTTCCGTTGTTATGGCTCTAAAGAAATTTAAAGGACAGATCGACCATTATAACGGCATAACTGTCGATTCAAACGAAGAATCTTGCACACCTGAAGTCTTTGTTAAACGTCTCGCAG TTTCTTTGCAAGACTGGATAAAAGATAAAAAACGCACAATATGGTTCCGTGTACATTTACCAAATTCTGAATGGATACCAATACTTGTAAAAGAAGGATTTAAATTTCATCACGCACAAAATGAATACGTTATGCTATATCGATGGCTAGTTTCAGACGAAGAATGCAATGTTCCACATTATGCTCATACAAATTTAGGCGTTGGAGCATTTGTGTATAATGAGAAGACTAATGAACTTTTAGTTATTaaagaaaaatatgtaaataaagCAGCATTCTGGAAACTGCCAGGAGGTTTTGTAGAACCAG gAGAAAATTTAGAAGAAGCTGTGAAAAGAGAAGTTTTAGAAGAAACTGGTATTCAAACTacatttaattgtttaataagTTTCAGACATGCTCATGACTTTGCTTTTAATTGTTCTGATATATACGTAGTTTGTTATTTGTCTCCTGTTAATTTTAACATAAAAATATGCAACAAAGAAATCTCTGAATGTAAATGGATGAAG CTCAATGATTACGTGGAACATTCAGAAGTACACTCAAATAATAAATTGTTAGCAAAGAAAATGTTGGAATTTTTAAACCATAGAATGGGAATTACAGTAGAGTATTTGGTACATCCTGTTCTGAATAAGCCTGTGTCTGTCTATAGTATatcaaaaattaataacgtacaATCATgttcatttacaaaataa
- the LOC143348702 gene encoding alpha-(1,3)-fucosyltransferase fut-5, producing MLETMLRIPRYVRLLLFLCIGSTILCAVFITFPKLIGEKHGEGTSAIRTELGEQIQEVSKIPMRKRNFTQDQISKMTLLGRWLVSVEGHSPPPRINTKKEPYLILIWMHGKFLERRHIKRFTNNKFSPWENCSMKNCVLTYRSKDLETADAVVFHLHLTKGTSELPIRHRWDQRWIFLTDESPMHTFLYGNQEISKYNGLFNWSMTYRMDSDVPVPYGRVVSRSFVMDADFSKNPIKNSKTKLVAVMGSNCAGTNGRWNYVKELKSILGKDLDVYGKCLNGNVTACPGHFDRDCIALNAYKFYLAFENSNCKEYMTEKVFWHGYHKFAVPIIMGASSSNCEQLLPPYSFLHVDDFANPTALANYIQYLNRHDDKYLEYHEWRRYYKVINEHGYFGSRSIHYCRICEALNYNTPTTKVYEDVESFWNKKQDCTL from the exons ATGCTCGAAACGATGCTTAGAATTCCGCGATACGTGCGACTCCTGCTGTTTCTATGCATTGGTTCGACAATTCTTTGTGCCGTTTTTATTACTTTCCCGAAACTAATTGGCGAAAAGCACGGCGAGGGAACATCCGCAATACGAACGGAACTTGGAGAGCAAATACAGGAAGTCTCAAAGATACCGATGAGAAAGCGAAATTTTACCCAAGACCAG ATTAGTAAGATGACTTTACTTGGGAGGTGGCTCGTATCTGTTGAAGGACATTCCCCGCCACCGAGAATTAATACGAAAAAGGAgccatatttaattttaatctggATGCATGGAAAGTTCTTGGAACGCAGACACATCAAACGCTTTACAAATAATAA ATTTTCTCCGTGGGAGAATTGTTCGATGAAAAACTGTGTATTAACGTATCGTTCGAAAGATTTAGAGACAGCAGACGCGGTTGTATTTCACTTGCATCTGACAAAGGGCACATCAGAATTGCCAATTAGACACCGGTGGGATCAAAGATGGATCTTTTTGACCGACGAATCGCCAATGCATACATTTCTTTATGGAAATCAAGAAATATCGAAATATAATGGCCTGTTTAATTGGTCGATGACCTATCGAATGGATAGCGACGTTCCGGTACCTTATGGCCGAGTGGTTTCCAGATCATTTGTTATGGACGCGGATTTTTCGAAGAATCCTATAAAAAACTCAAAGACTAAACTTGTTGCCGTGATGGGTAGTAACTGTGCTGGTACGAATGGAAGATGGAACTACGTAAAGGAACTTAAATCGATTCTTGGAAAGGATCTGGATGTATACGGGAAATGCTTAAACGGCAACGTGACCGCATGTCCGGGTCACTTCGATAGAGATTGTATCGCTTTAAATGCGTACAAGTTTTATTTGGCCTTCGAGAATTCGAACTGTAAAGAATACATGACGGAAAAAGTATTTTGGCACGGTTACCACAAATTTGCGGTTCCGATAATAATGggtgcatcaagtagtaattgCGAGCAATTATTACCGCCTTATTCGTTCCTTCACGTTGACGATTTCGCTAACCCGACCGCTTTAGCGAACTACATCCAGTATTTGAATCGACACGACGACAAATACTTGGAATACCATGAATGGCGTAGATATTACAAAGTAATTAACGAACACGGTTATTTTGGTAGTAGATCGATACATTATTGTCGCATTTGCGaggctcttaattacaatactcCTACTACAAAGGTATATGAGGATGTGGAGTCATTTTGGAACAAAAAACAAGATTGCACCCTCTGA
- the LOC143348850 gene encoding ribosomal L1 domain-containing protein 1 translates to MAISTNVVKKRTESVKTLRNSNVKNKKLHSDFKAKKLSTKKVKQNINTNMKTRQVRNDSTNEERKNPNLVNKKLVKKGEVKTNALNKSALNQFQKKKVHGFKKANVTKFSDHVGTNEKSKLQHEESTKKKNDEILNHGLKRKHSLNDDTSYDKYSTFTTYYSAKKRREADNAKKRADILNLNDLSKEHILQCISAIFHLTEEQLKSKSLLFEGECYPIFMQVTCIRIPKTPRRNMRILLPHSIVSSNDEVALFVGDLQRGRRKDYEPTVEHYQDLLRKHNCTRINAVIPMNQVKTEYDQYELKRKLVGSYDHFLVDGKIAGHLSHLLGKEFYKKRKLPTSIRILSKDLKHEIEYALRKTSMQLHSYGDCHIVQIGHTSMTEEEIFDNVLAACKHLSKNYPGGWVNVRSVSIKTARSLALPIYITLKNKSTVNIPIVHPPRPKAYRKVTGELSTFTKDILVTVTPQGDVTLRRNTNEIQKKKKKE, encoded by the exons ATGGCAATTTCTACCAATGTTGTTAAAAAACGCACAGAATCTGTGAAAACATTACGCAATTCAAATGTGAAGAATAAAAAACTACATTCAGATTTCAAGGCAAAGAAATTGAGTACAAAGAAAGtaaaacaaaatataaatacaaatatgAAAACCAGACAGGTTAGAAACGACTCAACAAATGAAGAACGTAAAAATCCAAATTTAGTTAATAAGAAACTAGTTAAAAAGGGTGAAGTAAAAACGAATGCACTAAATAAATCAGCACTTAATCAATTTCAAAAGAAAAAGGTTCAtggatttaaaaaagcaaacgtcaCAAAATTTAGCGACCACGTGGGTACCAATGAAAAATCAAAATTGCAACATGAAGAAAGTACTAAAAAGAAGAATGATGAAATATTAAATCATGGACTTAAACGGAAACATTCTTTAAATGACGATACATCTTATGATAAGTATAGTACATTTACTACTTATTATTCAGCTAAAAAACGGAGAGAAGCAGATAATGCTAAAAAACGTGCAGATATCTTAAACTTGAATGATTTATCAAAAGAACACATATTACAGTGCATTAGTGCTATTTTTCATTTAACTGAAGAACAATTGAAAAGTAAAAGTTTATTATTTGAAGGGGAATGTTATCCAATATTTATGCAAGTAACATGTATAAGAATACCAAAAACACCaaggagaaatatgagaat ATTATTACCACATTCAATCGTGTCATCAAATGATGAAGTTGCACTTTTTGTTGGAGATTTACAAAGAGGCAGAAGAAAAGATTACGAGCCAACTGTAGAACATTATCAAGACTTGCTACGTAAACATAATTGTACAAGAATAAATGCTGTAATACCAATGAATCAAGTAAAAACAGAGTATGATCAATATGAATTGAAAAGGAAGCTTGTGGGCAGCTATGATCATTTTCTTGTAGATGGAAAAATAGCTGGTCACTTGTCTCATTTATTGGGaaaagaattttataaaaaaagaaaattaccaACATCTATTAGGATATTGAGTAAAGATTTAAAGCATGAAATAGAATATGCTTTGAGAAAGACTTCTATGCAATTGCATTCTTATGGCGATTGTCATATAGTTCAGATTGGACATACATCCATGACAGAAGAAGAAATTTTTGACAATGTACTAGCAGCGTGTAAACATTTGTCTAAAAATTATCCAGGAGGCTGGGTTAATGTCCGTTCTGTTTCTATTAAAACAGCCCGTAGTCTTGCTCTTCCTATTTATATAACACTGA AGAATAAAAGTACTGTTAATATACCAATAGTACATCCGCCGAGACCAAAAGCATATCGTAAAGTAACAGGCGAATTAAGTACGTTTACTAAGGATATTCTTGTAACTGTTACTCCACAAGGTGACGTTACTCTTAGAAGAAATACAAATGAGatccaaaagaaaaagaaaaaagagtaA
- the LOC143348852 gene encoding ankyrin repeat domain-containing protein 40 isoform X1: MEKSVNLIDLVSAYDNMEHKRVLLGGDLMKATCLRNIEKVKKLLSLGADVNSRYFVNGWTPLHWACFVGSLDIAALLLKNGADKNIRSIAAETPMSVCTNPQILQLLSASMDPQLGLNDSTVHDAIPKYLKNDFVHGAADSGIPKVKSNNIYLDELVLKIRVADAPDPDFIEIELPQSDLTYQALIRVCCQELNIDQNQIVKLRKLPNTKLRKDEDIQRLQNFQEIEVVTNVDNTYSYLQNTNGIPNNISTMPTNGYQSISKKDQTILY; encoded by the exons ATGGAAAAATCTGTAAATCTCATAGACTTAGTTTCGGCTTATGATAATATGGAACATAAAAGAGTATTATTGGGAGGAGATTTAATGAAAGCAACTTGTCTTCGTAACATAGAGAAGGTTAAAAAATTGCTTAGTTTAGGTGCTGATGTTAATTCAAGATACTTTGTTAATGGAtg GACTCCTTTACATTGGGCATGCTTTGTAGGTTCTTTAGATATAGCAGCCTTACTCTTAAAGAATGGAGCAGATAAAAATATAAGATCTATAGCTGCAGAAACTCCAATGTCTGTGTGTACTAATCCACAAATTCTGCAACTTTTGAGTGCATCCATGGATCCTCAGCTTGGTTTAAATGACTCTACAGTACACGATGCCATacccaaatatttaaaaaatgacttTGTACATGGAGCTGCAGATTCAGGAATTCCCAAAGTAAAAAGCAATAACATATATCTAGATG AGTTAGTGTTAAAGATTCGTGTGGCAGATGCTCCTGATCCAGACTTCATAGAAATTGAATTACCTCAAAGTGATTTAACATACCAGGCACTAATTCGGGTATGTTGTCAAGAATTAAATATCGATCAGAATCAAATTGTAAAACTGAGAAAGCTGCCCAATACAAAATTAAGAAAAGATGAAGATATTCAACGACTTCAGAACTTTCAAGAAATTGAAGTTGTCACAAATGTGGATAACACGTACAGTTATCTGCAAAATACAAATGgtattccaaacaatatttcaaCAATGCCAACAAATGGATACCAAAGTATTTCTAAAAAAGATCAGACTATTTTGTATTAA
- the LOC143348852 gene encoding ankyrin repeat domain-containing protein 40 isoform X2 has protein sequence MEKSVNLIDLVSAYDNMEHKRVLLGGDLMKATCLRNIEKVKKLLSLGSLDIAALLLKNGADKNIRSIAAETPMSVCTNPQILQLLSASMDPQLGLNDSTVHDAIPKYLKNDFVHGAADSGIPKVKSNNIYLDELVLKIRVADAPDPDFIEIELPQSDLTYQALIRVCCQELNIDQNQIVKLRKLPNTKLRKDEDIQRLQNFQEIEVVTNVDNTYSYLQNTNGIPNNISTMPTNGYQSISKKDQTILY, from the exons ATGGAAAAATCTGTAAATCTCATAGACTTAGTTTCGGCTTATGATAATATGGAACATAAAAGAGTATTATTGGGAGGAGATTTAATGAAAGCAACTTGTCTTCGTAACATAGAGAAGGTTAAAAAATTGCTTAGTTTAG GTTCTTTAGATATAGCAGCCTTACTCTTAAAGAATGGAGCAGATAAAAATATAAGATCTATAGCTGCAGAAACTCCAATGTCTGTGTGTACTAATCCACAAATTCTGCAACTTTTGAGTGCATCCATGGATCCTCAGCTTGGTTTAAATGACTCTACAGTACACGATGCCATacccaaatatttaaaaaatgacttTGTACATGGAGCTGCAGATTCAGGAATTCCCAAAGTAAAAAGCAATAACATATATCTAGATG AGTTAGTGTTAAAGATTCGTGTGGCAGATGCTCCTGATCCAGACTTCATAGAAATTGAATTACCTCAAAGTGATTTAACATACCAGGCACTAATTCGGGTATGTTGTCAAGAATTAAATATCGATCAGAATCAAATTGTAAAACTGAGAAAGCTGCCCAATACAAAATTAAGAAAAGATGAAGATATTCAACGACTTCAGAACTTTCAAGAAATTGAAGTTGTCACAAATGTGGATAACACGTACAGTTATCTGCAAAATACAAATGgtattccaaacaatatttcaaCAATGCCAACAAATGGATACCAAAGTATTTCTAAAAAAGATCAGACTATTTTGTATTAA
- the LOC143348852 gene encoding ankyrin repeat domain-containing protein 40 isoform X3: MLIQDTLLMDGSLDIAALLLKNGADKNIRSIAAETPMSVCTNPQILQLLSASMDPQLGLNDSTVHDAIPKYLKNDFVHGAADSGIPKVKSNNIYLDELVLKIRVADAPDPDFIEIELPQSDLTYQALIRVCCQELNIDQNQIVKLRKLPNTKLRKDEDIQRLQNFQEIEVVTNVDNTYSYLQNTNGIPNNISTMPTNGYQSISKKDQTILY, from the exons ATGTTAATTCAAGATACTTTGTTAATGGAtg GTTCTTTAGATATAGCAGCCTTACTCTTAAAGAATGGAGCAGATAAAAATATAAGATCTATAGCTGCAGAAACTCCAATGTCTGTGTGTACTAATCCACAAATTCTGCAACTTTTGAGTGCATCCATGGATCCTCAGCTTGGTTTAAATGACTCTACAGTACACGATGCCATacccaaatatttaaaaaatgacttTGTACATGGAGCTGCAGATTCAGGAATTCCCAAAGTAAAAAGCAATAACATATATCTAGATG AGTTAGTGTTAAAGATTCGTGTGGCAGATGCTCCTGATCCAGACTTCATAGAAATTGAATTACCTCAAAGTGATTTAACATACCAGGCACTAATTCGGGTATGTTGTCAAGAATTAAATATCGATCAGAATCAAATTGTAAAACTGAGAAAGCTGCCCAATACAAAATTAAGAAAAGATGAAGATATTCAACGACTTCAGAACTTTCAAGAAATTGAAGTTGTCACAAATGTGGATAACACGTACAGTTATCTGCAAAATACAAATGgtattccaaacaatatttcaaCAATGCCAACAAATGGATACCAAAGTATTTCTAAAAAAGATCAGACTATTTTGTATTAA